The Aequorivita sublithincola DSM 14238 genome window below encodes:
- a CDS encoding Glu/Leu/Phe/Val family dehydrogenase produces MVTEVINTNELHKMDPVFGQMSFDDHEQIVFCNDKDTGLKAIIGIHNTVLGPALGGTRMWNYTSEWEALNDVLRLSRGMTYKSAITGLNLGGGKAVLIGDAKTQKTPELMLKFGEFVHSLNGKYITAEDVGMATSDMDLVRTVTPYVTGISESKGGAGNPSPITAYGVFMGMKAAAKYKFGSDILEDKVIYVQGIGNVGEALVENLSNEGAKVYISDINQERLEEVRDKYGVEIYGGSNLYAEKMDIYAPCALGATINDITIKQLNAKIIAGAANNQLAEEKKHGQMLRDKGIVYAPDFLINAGGIINVYAELENYDRKEIIRKTENIYNTTLEILKKADTDNITTYQAAFNIAQARIDARKNEK; encoded by the coding sequence ATGGTAACTGAGGTAATCAATACAAACGAACTACATAAAATGGACCCCGTTTTTGGGCAAATGTCCTTTGACGATCACGAGCAAATTGTGTTTTGCAACGACAAAGATACTGGTTTAAAAGCAATAATTGGTATTCACAATACCGTTTTGGGACCAGCTTTGGGCGGTACCAGAATGTGGAATTACACCAGCGAATGGGAAGCCCTGAATGATGTACTGCGTCTTTCACGCGGAATGACCTACAAGAGCGCAATAACAGGTTTGAACCTTGGCGGCGGTAAAGCTGTTTTAATTGGTGATGCCAAAACTCAAAAAACTCCTGAGCTTATGTTGAAGTTTGGCGAGTTTGTTCACTCCTTAAACGGAAAATATATAACCGCTGAAGATGTTGGAATGGCAACTTCAGATATGGATTTGGTAAGAACGGTTACTCCTTATGTTACTGGAATTTCAGAATCTAAAGGTGGTGCAGGAAATCCTTCTCCAATTACAGCTTATGGTGTTTTTATGGGAATGAAGGCAGCTGCAAAATATAAATTTGGAAGCGATATTCTTGAAGATAAAGTGATTTACGTTCAAGGAATTGGAAACGTAGGTGAAGCTTTGGTTGAAAATCTTAGTAACGAAGGCGCCAAAGTTTATATTTCAGACATCAACCAAGAGCGTTTGGAAGAAGTACGCGACAAATACGGCGTAGAAATTTATGGCGGAAGCAATCTTTACGCAGAAAAAATGGATATCTATGCGCCTTGCGCTTTGGGTGCTACCATCAATGATATTACCATAAAACAATTGAATGCAAAAATAATAGCTGGTGCGGCGAATAACCAATTGGCTGAAGAGAAGAAGCACGGACAAATGCTGCGGGATAAAGGAATTGTTTACGCTCCAGACTTTTTAATAAATGCTGGCGGAATTATAAATGTTTACGCAGAACTTGAAAACTATGACCGTAAGGAGATAATTCGCAAGACAGAAAACATTTACAACACCACCTTAGAGATTTTGAAAAAAGCTGATACGGACAATATTACAACCTATCAAGCTGCGTTCAATATTGCTCAAGCTAGAATTGATGCAAGAAAAAACGAAAAATAG
- a CDS encoding ABC transporter ATP-binding protein, with the protein MKELKYLNKYFLKYKGRLLLGVFITIIATAFKLVVPMKVGDSVTAVKQYLNGQITDIAIVKHELLINILLLLGAALLSALFTFMMRQTFIVVSRYVEYDLKNEIFQHYEKLSLGFYKQNRTGDLMNRISEDVSKVRMYVGPALMYSITTVTLFIVVVSYMFYKAPTLTLYAIAPLPILSLAIYKLSVLINQRTTIVQQYLSKLTTFTQESFSGIAVIKAYGIEPRTNANFEELAEGSKVKNIDLAKVQALFFPLMMLLIGVSNILVIYIGGTRYISGEIAEFGTIVEFLIYVNMLTWPVAVVGWVTSMVQQAEASQKRINEFLKTEPSIQNLVEVSTPVQGNIEFNNLTFTYPDTGITALKDVSFTVKPGETLAIVGNTGSGKSTILELIGRLYDVEEGMLTIDETPIRNLNLEDLRHSIGYVPQDAFLFSDSLRNNIRFGKEDASEEEVIEAAKNAAVHKNIIGFTNGYDTILGERGITLSGGQKQRVSIARAIIKDPKILLFDDCLSAVDTETEEEILQNLSKISKEKTTIIVSHRISSAKNATKIIVLNEGKIIQQGSHNELVNAEGYYKELYAKQLLEKEM; encoded by the coding sequence ATGAAAGAATTAAAATACCTCAATAAATATTTTCTAAAATACAAAGGCCGCCTCTTATTAGGTGTTTTTATAACCATAATTGCTACCGCCTTTAAGCTGGTAGTACCAATGAAAGTTGGTGATTCTGTTACAGCAGTGAAACAATATCTGAACGGACAAATAACAGATATTGCCATTGTGAAGCACGAACTTCTCATTAATATTCTTTTACTTTTAGGAGCAGCTTTGCTTTCCGCATTGTTCACTTTTATGATGCGGCAAACCTTTATTGTGGTTTCTCGCTATGTGGAATACGACCTTAAAAACGAAATTTTTCAGCATTACGAAAAACTATCACTCGGTTTCTATAAACAAAACCGAACAGGCGATTTGATGAACCGTATTAGCGAAGATGTTTCCAAAGTGCGGATGTACGTTGGGCCAGCGTTAATGTACAGCATTACAACCGTTACGCTTTTTATTGTGGTTGTGAGCTATATGTTTTACAAAGCTCCTACGCTCACTTTATATGCAATTGCGCCGCTGCCAATTCTTTCATTAGCTATTTATAAATTGAGTGTTCTCATAAACCAACGCACCACGATTGTGCAGCAATATCTTTCAAAACTTACCACTTTTACACAGGAAAGTTTTAGCGGAATAGCAGTAATAAAAGCCTACGGAATTGAACCCAGAACCAATGCAAATTTTGAAGAACTAGCCGAAGGCAGCAAAGTTAAAAACATCGATTTGGCTAAAGTCCAAGCCTTGTTTTTTCCGCTAATGATGCTGCTGATTGGTGTGAGCAACATCCTTGTTATTTACATTGGCGGCACACGATACATAAGTGGTGAAATTGCAGAATTTGGAACCATTGTAGAATTTTTGATTTATGTAAATATGCTCACTTGGCCTGTTGCCGTAGTGGGTTGGGTAACTTCTATGGTTCAACAAGCCGAAGCTTCACAGAAACGTATTAACGAGTTTTTAAAAACGGAACCTTCCATCCAGAATTTAGTGGAGGTTAGTACTCCTGTTCAAGGAAACATCGAATTCAACAACCTAACATTTACCTATCCAGATACAGGAATCACGGCACTTAAAGATGTTTCATTCACTGTAAAACCAGGCGAAACTTTGGCTATTGTTGGAAATACAGGTTCTGGAAAATCTACGATTCTTGAATTAATCGGCAGACTTTATGACGTTGAAGAAGGAATGTTAACAATTGATGAAACCCCAATAAGAAATCTAAACCTGGAAGATTTACGCCACAGCATTGGTTATGTACCGCAGGATGCCTTTCTTTTCAGCGATTCCCTTCGAAATAATATTCGTTTTGGAAAAGAAGACGCTTCGGAAGAAGAAGTGATTGAAGCTGCAAAAAACGCAGCAGTTCACAAAAACATTATCGGGTTTACGAATGGTTATGACACTATATTGGGCGAACGCGGAATTACTTTGAGCGGCGGACAAAAACAACGGGTTTCCATTGCAAGAGCAATTATTAAAGACCCAAAAATACTTCTTTTTGATGATTGTCTTTCCGCAGTAGATACTGAAACGGAAGAGGAAATACTTCAGAATCTCAGCAAAATTTCAAAAGAAAAAACCACGATAATTGTGAGTCACAGGATTTCTTCAGCAAAGAATGCAACTAAGATTATCGTTCTGAATGAAGGAAAAATAATCCAGCAAGGTTCTCACAATGAATTAGTAAATGCCGAAGGTTATTATAAGGAACTATACGCAAAGCAACTTTTAGAAAAAGAAATGTAA
- a CDS encoding PUR family DNA/RNA-binding protein: MSDNYTMEQEEIFSKVMRAGRRTYFFDVRSTKAGDFYLTITESKKFTNDDGSYHYKKHKIYLYKEDFSEFKDTLDEMINYVIDEKGEEVISERHQKDYKKESDEMPMAAEPTSENVTTDTSSFTDIEFDDI, encoded by the coding sequence ATGAGTGATAATTATACGATGGAGCAAGAAGAAATTTTTTCAAAAGTAATGCGTGCTGGAAGACGCACATACTTTTTTGATGTAAGGTCTACAAAAGCAGGAGATTTTTACCTTACCATTACGGAGAGCAAAAAATTTACGAATGATGATGGTTCCTACCATTACAAAAAGCACAAAATCTACCTTTATAAAGAAGACTTCAGTGAATTCAAAGATACTTTGGATGAAATGATAAACTATGTAATCGACGAAAAAGGCGAAGAAGTAATAAGCGAACGCCACCAAAAAGATTACAAAAAAGAAAGCGATGAAATGCCAATGGCAGCAGAGCCAACTTCAGAAAACGTAACAACAGATACAAGCAGTTTTACTGATATAGAGTTTGACGATATATAG
- a CDS encoding phytoene desaturase family protein — MVKKLYQPYKPNLDFSGLDHIVIGSGMGGLTVATWLAKAGKKVAIFERHFVPGGFTHSFRRKDGFQWDVGVHYVGNMAEDSSLRDFFNFLTDGKLEWESMGEVYDVANIDGEEYVFKAGKENFRKQMIVYFPEEEKAIDAYLKLLTKTSKRASAFYFEKVFEPWFSKSVGWIFRKRYSKFSQRTTYEVLSEITQNKRLISVLCAQCGNYGLSPKNSSFGAHAMVIGHFLEGGYYPIGGADKICEKTLEVFTANGGKIYINADVTKIVTENNRVQGIQIDEKFIPCKSVISNIGVNNTFNHLLSEADRNRCDFSLKNVKPASAHICLYLGLNKSSETLNLPKHNFWYYKHENIDEIFDEATLENAPENFAYISFPSAKDPNWEIKNPGTATIQAISVANMEWFEDFKDSNWMKRGNEYLFLKKNFETEMLKVLYKFYPQIEGTIIASEVSTPLSTENFTNYKSGEIYGLAHSPERFTLPFLRPKTKIKGLFLAGQDITLVGVAGAMLSGLLCATAILKMGSWKIFKEIRNQ; from the coding sequence ATGGTAAAAAAATTATACCAACCTTATAAGCCAAATTTAGACTTTTCAGGATTGGACCATATTGTGATTGGTAGTGGAATGGGTGGCCTTACCGTCGCCACTTGGCTTGCAAAGGCTGGAAAAAAGGTTGCTATTTTTGAACGTCATTTCGTTCCTGGTGGATTTACTCATAGTTTTAGACGGAAAGACGGTTTTCAATGGGACGTTGGCGTTCACTATGTTGGTAATATGGCGGAGGACTCATCGCTTCGTGATTTTTTCAACTTTTTGACTGATGGAAAACTGGAATGGGAGTCTATGGGCGAAGTGTATGATGTTGCAAATATTGATGGTGAAGAATATGTTTTTAAAGCTGGAAAGGAAAATTTCAGAAAGCAAATGATTGTCTATTTTCCAGAGGAAGAAAAAGCAATTGATGCCTATTTAAAACTGCTTACGAAAACCAGCAAACGCGCCAGTGCTTTCTATTTTGAAAAAGTTTTTGAACCTTGGTTTAGTAAGTCCGTTGGATGGATTTTTAGAAAAAGATATTCGAAGTTTTCACAAAGAACAACTTATGAAGTTTTAAGTGAAATAACCCAAAACAAACGATTGATTTCTGTGTTGTGCGCACAATGCGGCAACTACGGGCTTTCCCCTAAAAACAGCAGTTTCGGTGCTCACGCGATGGTTATTGGCCACTTTTTGGAAGGTGGTTATTACCCAATTGGCGGTGCCGACAAAATTTGCGAAAAAACGCTTGAAGTTTTTACAGCAAACGGCGGGAAGATTTATATAAACGCCGATGTTACTAAAATTGTAACTGAAAACAATCGCGTTCAAGGAATTCAAATAGACGAAAAATTCATCCCTTGTAAAAGTGTGATAAGCAACATTGGAGTAAATAATACTTTCAATCATTTACTTTCGGAAGCAGATAGAAATAGGTGCGATTTCAGTTTAAAAAATGTGAAACCTGCAAGCGCGCATATCTGTTTATATCTCGGTTTGAATAAATCCAGTGAAACATTAAATCTTCCGAAGCATAATTTTTGGTATTACAAACATGAAAATATAGATGAAATTTTTGACGAAGCTACTTTGGAAAATGCTCCAGAAAATTTCGCTTATATCTCCTTCCCTTCCGCAAAAGATCCAAACTGGGAAATTAAAAATCCTGGAACGGCTACAATTCAGGCCATTTCCGTGGCAAATATGGAATGGTTTGAAGACTTTAAAGATTCAAACTGGATGAAACGCGGTAATGAATATTTATTCCTTAAAAAGAATTTCGAAACTGAAATGCTAAAGGTTTTATACAAATTCTACCCACAGATTGAAGGAACTATCATTGCTTCCGAAGTTTCAACTCCACTTTCCACCGAAAATTTCACCAATTATAAAAGTGGCGAAATTTACGGGTTGGCACATTCCCCAGAACGTTTTACACTTCCTTTTTTAAGACCAAAAACGAAAATAAAAGGACTGTTTTTAGCAGGACAAGACATAACTCTTGTAGGCGTTGCAGGAGCTATGCTTTCAGGTTTGCTTTGTGCAACAGCCATTTTGAAAATGGGCTCGTGGAAAATTTTCAAAGAAATACGCAACCAATAA
- a CDS encoding DUF2339 domain-containing protein: MDNHSENLKALNEKLELLLKKQELFSREIWDIKEQLQNLNVKASKAIQQPIEQPRKPENEIIIKKVDSVEQVTELPEYILEEAVIPPLTSTSTSYSSSTSTSTPTPRFTKKKKSDLEKFIGENLINKIGILITIIGVTIGAKYTIENDLISPLTRIILGYLVGLGLLGFGIKLKAKYKSFSAVLVSGAMVIMYSITFSAYSFYELIPQTFAFLLMLVFTVFTVVAALNYNHSIIAHLGLVGAYAVPFLLSNDSGRVEILFSYIAIINIGILIISFKKYWKSIYYSAFFFTWAIYLSWYLFSYESENFTLAFLFFTIFFVIFYCTFLAYKLIKKEKFNIGDIILLLANSFIFYGVGYSLLSDYKNGEELLGLFTLSNAIIHFAVSVYIYKQKLADRNFFNLIAGLVLVFITLAVPVQLDGNWVTIVWAGEATLLFWIGRTKAVPVYEKLSYILMVLALISLAQDWMDYSPYNALGEESAFTPIFNLRFLTGVLFLAAFGFINYLLMNTKFPSPFKKGGFFQMLISIIIPTIFILVLYNCFCLEIADYWNTKYSASYLEINGANDSYPNYFQNEDYHNFKVVWIYIYSLLFIAALSIFNIKKLKNKILGYALVVVSAFAFLLFFTEGIFALSDLRETYIDNTASEYYTHGIFNILIRYIAILSALALVFAGWLSVRTGVLKNGLQTPFTILTHIIFLAILSSELIAWMDLAGSTQSYKLGLSILWGLYALLLIIIGIWKCKPSLRIMAIVLFGFTLLKLFLYDISDMSTISKTIVFVILGVLLLIISFLYNKFKTKITNDVEE, translated from the coding sequence ATGGATAATCATTCTGAAAATTTAAAGGCACTAAATGAAAAACTGGAGCTGCTGCTTAAAAAACAGGAGCTTTTTTCAAGGGAAATTTGGGATATCAAGGAGCAACTTCAAAACTTAAACGTGAAAGCTAGCAAAGCGATTCAGCAGCCAATTGAGCAACCACGTAAGCCTGAAAATGAAATTATAATTAAGAAAGTTGATTCCGTAGAGCAAGTGACGGAATTACCAGAATACATTTTGGAGGAAGCTGTCATTCCGCCTTTAACTTCGACTTCAACTTCATATTCATCTTCAACTTCGACTTCGACCCCAACGCCACGCTTCACCAAAAAAAAGAAGTCAGATCTCGAAAAATTTATTGGTGAAAACCTTATCAATAAAATTGGAATCCTCATCACGATTATTGGTGTTACCATTGGCGCAAAATACACCATTGAAAATGATCTTATAAGCCCGTTAACACGAATTATTCTAGGTTATTTAGTTGGCTTGGGCTTGCTGGGTTTCGGAATAAAGCTGAAAGCAAAGTACAAAAGTTTCAGCGCAGTTTTAGTTAGCGGCGCGATGGTGATTATGTATTCTATTACGTTTTCGGCCTATTCTTTTTATGAACTGATTCCGCAAACCTTTGCTTTTTTACTGATGCTGGTTTTTACAGTTTTCACAGTCGTTGCAGCTTTAAATTACAACCATTCCATCATTGCACATTTAGGTTTAGTGGGCGCTTACGCGGTTCCGTTTTTATTGAGCAACGATTCTGGCAGGGTGGAAATTTTGTTCAGTTACATAGCGATTATAAATATTGGGATCCTTATAATTTCCTTTAAAAAATATTGGAAATCAATATATTACTCTGCCTTTTTCTTCACTTGGGCTATTTATTTATCTTGGTACCTTTTTTCTTATGAATCTGAAAATTTCACGCTTGCATTTCTATTTTTCACAATTTTCTTTGTCATTTTTTATTGCACCTTTCTAGCCTATAAATTAATCAAAAAAGAGAAATTTAATATTGGTGATATCATTTTGCTGTTGGCAAATTCCTTCATTTTTTATGGTGTGGGTTATTCGCTGCTTTCAGATTATAAAAATGGCGAAGAACTTCTAGGACTTTTCACCTTATCAAATGCAATTATCCATTTTGCCGTAAGCGTTTATATCTACAAGCAAAAACTGGCAGATAGAAACTTCTTCAACCTTATTGCCGGCTTGGTTTTGGTTTTTATAACATTGGCTGTTCCAGTGCAATTGGATGGCAATTGGGTAACAATAGTTTGGGCTGGAGAAGCTACTTTATTGTTTTGGATTGGAAGAACAAAAGCAGTTCCCGTTTACGAAAAACTTTCATACATTTTAATGGTACTCGCCTTAATCAGCTTGGCTCAAGATTGGATGGATTATTCACCTTATAACGCTTTAGGCGAAGAAAGTGCGTTTACCCCAATTTTCAATCTTAGGTTTTTAACGGGTGTTTTGTTTCTCGCGGCTTTCGGATTTATTAATTATCTTTTGATGAATACGAAGTTTCCTTCACCGTTTAAAAAAGGAGGATTCTTCCAAATGCTGATTTCCATTATTATTCCGACAATATTCATTTTAGTACTTTACAATTGCTTTTGTCTTGAAATTGCGGACTATTGGAACACAAAATACAGCGCTTCCTATTTAGAAATAAATGGCGCCAATGATTCGTACCCCAACTATTTCCAAAACGAGGATTACCACAATTTTAAGGTTGTCTGGATTTACATTTATTCGTTATTATTTATAGCAGCTCTTTCCATTTTCAATATTAAAAAACTAAAAAATAAGATTCTTGGTTATGCGCTAGTCGTGGTAAGTGCCTTCGCTTTTTTGCTGTTTTTTACCGAAGGAATTTTTGCTCTTAGCGATTTAAGAGAAACCTATATTGACAACACAGCATCAGAATATTACACTCACGGGATTTTCAATATATTGATCCGTTACATTGCAATACTTAGCGCGCTGGCCTTGGTTTTTGCAGGTTGGCTTTCAGTGAGAACTGGTGTTTTGAAAAACGGACTTCAAACCCCATTCACTATTTTGACGCATATAATTTTTCTTGCAATTTTGAGTAGCGAACTCATTGCTTGGATGGATCTTGCAGGCTCAACACAATCCTATAAACTAGGCTTGAGCATTCTTTGGGGATTGTATGCTTTACTGCTCATTATCATTGGTATTTGGAAGTGCAAACCATCGCTGCGCATTATGGCTATTGTACTATTTGGGTTTACGTTACTAAAACTTTTCCTTTACGATATTTCAGATATGTCAACGATTTCGAAAACAATTGTTTTCGTTATTTTAGGCGTGCTGCTTTTGATAATTTCATTTTTATATAATAAGTTTAAAACTAAAATTACCAATGATGTGGAAGAATAA
- a CDS encoding DUF3999 family protein encodes MMWKNKSLLFIFLFIAEISFAQLNTYNYSREIKGVSETWHSIELPDEVFGKVSNDLNDFRIYGITEKDTIEVPYLLKIASEKQTEKNIAFKLLNSSKKENTYFFTFEISSEKTINEIQLNFKQENFNWLVNLEGSQDNSEWFSIVEDYRILSIKNEQTDYQFTNVKFPPAKYKYLRFQIKAAEKPELLTAQTSLSNFDLPNYKTYSVENFSVSEDKNLKKTILDINFSEGLPLSLISLKIKESVDYYRPVTIKYLADSIKTEKGWRCNYTTLETSVLSSLENNDLYFYSTITKKLRIEIENFDNRPLKIEGVTAKGYEHTLIARFTEPAIYYLVYGNPRANKPNYDISKFTENIPPNISAVNLSEEKIIDKNELPKRSPLFENKLWLWLIMGVIIALLGWFTIKMMKKS; translated from the coding sequence ATGATGTGGAAGAATAAATCCTTACTTTTTATATTTCTTTTTATTGCCGAAATTTCTTTCGCGCAGCTAAACACCTATAATTATTCCAGAGAAATAAAAGGAGTTTCAGAAACTTGGCATTCCATAGAATTGCCTGATGAAGTTTTTGGAAAAGTTTCTAATGATTTGAATGATTTCAGAATCTATGGAATTACAGAAAAAGACACCATTGAAGTCCCGTATTTACTAAAGATAGCTTCGGAAAAGCAAACGGAGAAAAATATAGCCTTCAAGTTGCTGAATTCTTCAAAAAAAGAAAACACCTATTTCTTCACTTTTGAAATTTCTTCGGAAAAAACCATCAACGAGATTCAACTGAATTTTAAACAAGAAAATTTCAACTGGTTGGTCAATTTAGAAGGAAGTCAGGATAATTCTGAATGGTTTTCAATTGTTGAAGATTACAGAATTCTCTCCATAAAAAATGAGCAGACGGACTATCAATTTACGAATGTAAAATTTCCGCCAGCTAAATATAAGTACTTAAGATTTCAAATTAAAGCAGCTGAGAAACCTGAGCTACTAACGGCACAGACAAGTTTAAGCAACTTTGATTTGCCAAATTATAAAACATATTCCGTTGAAAATTTTTCAGTTTCAGAGGATAAAAATTTAAAAAAGACAATTTTAGATATCAATTTTTCAGAAGGCTTGCCGTTGAGTTTAATCTCGCTAAAAATTAAAGAATCGGTTGACTATTACCGTCCTGTAACCATAAAATACTTGGCAGACAGCATTAAAACTGAAAAGGGTTGGCGGTGTAATTATACTACTTTGGAGACAAGCGTACTCAGTTCTTTAGAGAATAATGATCTCTATTTTTACAGTACAATTACAAAAAAGCTGCGGATAGAAATTGAGAATTTTGACAATCGACCCTTAAAAATTGAAGGCGTAACCGCAAAAGGTTACGAACATACATTGATTGCCCGTTTTACGGAGCCAGCAATTTATTATTTGGTTTATGGAAATCCCAGAGCCAACAAGCCGAATTATGATATATCAAAATTTACTGAAAACATTCCGCCAAACATTTCCGCAGTAAATCTTTCTGAAGAAAAAATAATCGACAAAAACGAACTTCCGAAACGTTCCCCGCTTTTTGAAAATAAACTTTGGTTGTGGCTAATTATGGGAGTTATCATCGCGCTTTTGGGTTGGTTTACTATTAAAATGATGAAGAAAAGTTAG
- a CDS encoding SulP family inorganic anion transporter, translating into MLAKYLLSFTQNPKNDILSGLTVALALVPEAVAFAFVAGIDPLVGLYGAFIMGIVTALFGGRPGMISGATGAMAVVMVHLIQQGNEVGLALAEPVKYLGLQWLFITLLFVGAIQIMAGVLKLGKFVRLIPHPVMMGFVNGLAIVIFLSQLGLFKESRGTVPQWLTGLDLWVMLALVGLTMGIMFGLPKLTKKIPAALIAIIVVAGITIFGNLDVSTVGSFIRDGGGKGLEGSLPVFQTQIFGFLDTLNGHWDLILSTAFLLAAVGLIESLMTLNLIDEMTETRGSGNRECVAQGGANILNGLFGGMGGCAMIGQSIINVSSGGRGRLSGATAAIALLCFVLFGAPLIEQIPIAALVGVMFMVVIGTFAWSSFRILHKIPLADAIVLITVSAVTVWQDLAIAVFVGVIMSALVFAWKSATKIRARKRIKEDGTKVYEIWGPLFFGSTTTFNSKFDVSTDPNSIEIDFIESKISDHSGVEAVRNIANKYLDSGKQIKLTHLSPDCKLLLLKWNPEFETIIEDSIEDPRYYVVTDTLDAEA; encoded by the coding sequence ATGCTCGCAAAATATCTATTATCCTTCACGCAAAACCCTAAAAATGATATACTTTCTGGGCTCACCGTAGCTTTGGCGTTAGTACCAGAAGCAGTTGCCTTTGCTTTCGTTGCAGGTATTGATCCATTGGTTGGATTGTACGGTGCCTTCATTATGGGGATTGTAACTGCTTTGTTTGGTGGTCGCCCAGGAATGATTTCTGGTGCAACTGGAGCAATGGCGGTGGTAATGGTGCATTTAATTCAACAAGGTAACGAAGTTGGATTGGCTCTGGCAGAACCCGTTAAATATCTTGGCTTACAATGGCTTTTTATAACGCTTCTGTTTGTTGGCGCCATTCAAATTATGGCTGGCGTTCTTAAACTTGGAAAATTTGTTAGGCTTATTCCGCATCCAGTAATGATGGGCTTTGTGAATGGTTTGGCAATCGTAATTTTCCTTTCTCAATTAGGATTATTTAAAGAAAGCCGCGGTACAGTTCCGCAGTGGCTCACAGGTCTTGACCTTTGGGTTATGCTTGCTTTAGTAGGATTAACAATGGGTATTATGTTTGGATTGCCAAAACTTACCAAAAAAATTCCAGCGGCATTAATCGCCATTATAGTAGTAGCGGGAATAACCATTTTCGGAAATCTTGATGTTAGCACTGTTGGTTCTTTTATCCGTGATGGTGGTGGAAAGGGATTGGAAGGTTCGCTTCCTGTATTCCAAACCCAGATTTTTGGGTTTTTAGATACATTGAATGGCCATTGGGATTTAATACTTTCAACAGCATTTTTATTGGCTGCCGTTGGTTTAATTGAATCTTTAATGACCCTAAATTTAATAGATGAAATGACCGAAACGCGCGGAAGCGGAAATAGAGAATGTGTAGCGCAAGGTGGCGCAAATATTTTGAACGGTTTATTTGGAGGAATGGGCGGTTGCGCAATGATTGGACAATCCATCATTAACGTAAGTTCTGGCGGTCGTGGAAGACTTTCTGGTGCAACGGCAGCAATTGCATTGTTGTGTTTCGTTTTGTTCGGTGCTCCTTTAATTGAACAAATACCGATTGCGGCGCTTGTTGGCGTAATGTTTATGGTAGTTATCGGTACTTTTGCTTGGAGTAGCTTTAGGATTCTTCATAAAATACCTTTGGCAGATGCCATTGTTTTGATTACAGTTTCCGCAGTTACCGTTTGGCAGGATTTAGCAATTGCAGTGTTTGTAGGAGTTATTATGAGCGCCTTGGTTTTTGCTTGGAAAAGTGCTACAAAAATTCGTGCAAGAAAAAGAATTAAAGAAGACGGAACAAAGGTTTATGAAATTTGGGGACCGCTTTTCTTTGGTTCAACTACTACTTTTAATAGTAAATTTGATGTTTCAACTGATCCAAATTCAATAGAAATTGATTTTATAGAATCAAAAATCTCAGACCATTCTGGAGTTGAAGCGGTTCGAAATATCGCCAATAAATATCTTGATAGCGGTAAACAAATTAAGCTAACTCACCTCAGCCCAGATTGTAAATTGCTTCTACTAAAATGGAACCCTGAATTTGAAACTATTATTGAAGATTCTATTGAAGATCCGCGCTATTATGTGGTTACGGATACTTTGGATGCGGAGGCATAA
- a CDS encoding DUF6265 family protein translates to MKKYFLLIILSLLLNSCKNNSEAEKVETEISTKNFEKIDQLQWLLGTWTNESEESFSQETWSKENDSTYTAYSFVEANGEVVFAETMALEQKADDLQLTAATANQEDSKPVTFKLISSEKGQFTFENKNHDFPQRIIYTNPVKDSLHAWIEGNVAGEAKKVDFTFSRKN, encoded by the coding sequence ATGAAAAAGTATTTTCTTTTAATAATTCTTTCTTTATTGTTGAATTCCTGTAAAAACAATTCCGAAGCAGAAAAAGTTGAAACAGAAATCTCAACTAAAAATTTCGAAAAAATAGACCAACTTCAGTGGTTATTAGGAACGTGGACTAATGAATCTGAAGAATCCTTTTCACAAGAAACTTGGTCCAAAGAAAATGACAGTACTTATACCGCTTATAGTTTTGTAGAAGCAAACGGCGAAGTTGTTTTCGCTGAAACTATGGCTTTGGAACAAAAAGCAGATGATTTGCAATTAACCGCTGCAACCGCAAATCAAGAAGATTCAAAACCAGTTACTTTTAAATTGATTTCTTCGGAAAAAGGACAATTTACCTTTGAAAACAAAAATCACGATTTCCCCCAAAGAATTATTTATACAAATCCAGTAAAGGATTCACTTCACGCCTGGATTGAAGGAAACGTAGCTGGTGAAGCAAAAAAAGTTGATTTCACATTCTCTAGAAAAAATTGA